A single genomic interval of uncultured Cohaesibacter sp. harbors:
- a CDS encoding VOC family protein: MATRITGILETPVYVDDLAVAYDFYHGFLGLERMIEGDRIHAYDVASGQVLIVCLRGASDEDALINGQKVPGHSSHGPSHFAFKIEQDALADWTVKVQDAGVDIESRVRWPLGGQSIYFRDPFNNVLELATAGVWPNDPINK, from the coding sequence ATGGCAACCAGAATTACAGGTATTCTGGAAACTCCGGTCTATGTGGATGATCTGGCAGTGGCCTATGATTTCTATCATGGCTTTCTGGGGCTTGAGCGCATGATTGAGGGCGATCGCATCCACGCCTATGACGTGGCTTCCGGACAAGTTTTGATTGTCTGTTTGCGCGGGGCGAGTGATGAAGATGCGCTGATAAACGGACAAAAGGTGCCCGGGCACAGCTCCCATGGACCATCGCATTTTGCTTTTAAAATCGAACAGGATGCGCTCGCGGACTGGACCGTAAAGGTGCAGGATGCAGGGGTGGACATCGAGAGCCGGGTGAGGTGGCCTCTTGGTGGCCAAAGCATCTATTTTCGCGATCCTTTCAACAATGTTCTCGAGTTGGCGACGGCGGGCGTTTGGCCCAATGATCCGATAAATAAGTGA